A part of Chitinivorax sp. B genomic DNA contains:
- a CDS encoding transposase, whose protein sequence is EPVFGNLRHNKRLNRFTLRGRRKVNTQWQLYCLVHNIEKLAHQGYGQ, encoded by the coding sequence TCGAACCGGTGTTCGGCAACCTCCGGCACAACAAACGCCTCAACCGTTTCACCCTGCGCGGCCGGCGCAAGGTTAATACCCAGTGGCAACTGTATTGTCTGGTGCACAACATCGAGAAACTGGCGCATCAGGGGTACGGGCAGTAA